In the Firmicutes bacterium CAG:345 genome, CTTGCTTCAATTAAAGAATCAATATAATAATATGTCCCATTTCCATTATCAGCTAAGGTTTGCATAGTGCTTCCTTGATAGTTGCCAGATCCAAAGCCAAGAAGAGATAAATATATTCCATCATCCCTTTTTTGTGAAATATATTTTTTTAATCCATTTATGCTACTGATTCCAACATTAAAATCACCATCTGTTGCCAAAAAGATTCTATTAACACCACCTTCTATATAATATTTAGCAGCAATATCATATGCAGTTTGAATTCCTTTAGATCCATTCGTTGAACCGGAAGCAGTTAAATCTTCTATAGCTGCCATTATTTTTTGTTTTTCGTATCCTCTTGCACCATCAAGAACAACTTGACTTGAACCAGCATATGTAACTATTGAAATAACATCTTCATCATCAAGACCTTCTACTAAAAGTTTAAATGATTCTTGAACCAAAGTTAAATCAACATACATCGATCCAGAAGTATCTAATAGAAAAACAAAATTACTAGGTGCTTTTTTAATTAATCTATCATAATCTTTTGTAACCACTGCAACAGAAGCTAATAAATTATCTTCATTCCATGGACAAGTCATAGATTCAACATAAGTTTGTATCGGACTATCACTTGGTCTTTCATATGAATAAGAAAAATAGTTTAACATCTGTTCAATAATAACTTGACTTTTGATAGGTGCTTTCCCATTTTCTATCGCTTTACGAATATTTGGATAACTGCCAGTAGAACCATCTAAAGAAAATTGTGTCACAGCATTTTCAGATGTTGAGACAAAATCTTTTTCTTCAATATCTAAATATGATTCAGATTCATTTGTTTCATTACTATAATTATAACCAGGAACAAAATTGTCGTGCAGACCACCGCTATTAGAACAAGAACATAAGAGTAAGACTAAAGAAAGAAAACCTAATTTATATAGTTTTTTTGATGAATACATTTTTATTCCTCCCTTATATGTTTTTCATCGAATTCTTTTAAACCTAACATTTGATTATTTCCAAGATCTACTTTCTCACCATCAGTTAAATAAAAATTAGTTTTACAGGGAAGTTGAATTACAATTGAATTAAAATTGAAACGCAAAAAAAACGAAATATAGGTAACATCAAAAATCACTGATGCCTTAGAAAAATAATTGTTCAAAGATTTAGATAAAGATACCTTAACATCAGGGGTATAAAAATAAAGATTTTCAGTATTTGTTTTGCTTTCAAAATCTTCAATATTATCATTGAGATAAGAAATGAAACTAATAACTGCTTCATCTACATTTTCAGTAAATCCGTTATTGTAAATATAATTAGGAATATAATCATATTCAAAATTCCAAATCTTATATTCCCCTGTTCCAAAAAGAACTTTATATCTATTTTGAAGAGCAACACCATATTTAGGTATTGAATATGTATAAGTTATATCACCTATCTGTTGCTTATAATATTCAACATAGCTTGCTTCTGGAATATCATTATCCCCATTAGGTCTACTTGAATTGCTACAGCTAGTTAATATACATATCAACAAAACTAATAATACTCTACTTTTCTTTTTCATTGCTTTATTTCCTTAAAAAAACCATAGACTTCTGTTAATTGATATTCAACCGATAGACTTAGTAATCCTTTAAAATCTAAATTAAAGGAAGGTTTAAGAGATAGTTTACCGAAGGTTTGTCGAGAATCTTGAGGAATCGTATACTCTATTTCTTTTTCAAGAAACGAAAAATAATTAATATCCCCATTAGAATCTAAATAGGATAAATGAACAGTTATTTCCGCATTAACTTTAATATCAGATAACGGTTCATAATTTTCATCAACTTCCAAAGATGAAATAAGCTCAAATTCATTTTCACTTTTTGTTTCAAATTTGTACAATTTTTCATAATTTAAATATTTTTTAAAATTATATAAAGTTAAATCATTATCATTAATATCATTTTGATTTTTTATCGAAAAGAAAATGATAAAAATTAACGATATCATAAGAAGAAAAAATGAAATCACATTAACAATAAATGAAATTTTAAAATTCTTTTTTTGCTTTTTTTCAACATTAGATTCATATGGTTGTTGAGTTAATAGCTCATCGATACTGCACTCAAGAATTTTGGCCAAGGATTCAAGAATAACAATATCAGGTAAGGTTTCCCCAGTTTCCCATTTAGATACAGCCTTGTTTGTAACTCCAAGTTTTCGACCTAATTCGTCTTGAGTAAGATTTAATTTTTTTCGTCTTTCATATATGAAGTTACCAAACTTGTACTTATCCATACATTCCTCCTAAGCCTATTCTATCAATTAACATTATTTTTGTTGCTAGAACTATATCTCCTATTAAGAGAATAGTATTTTTTAATAAAAAAAGAAAACTATTTTTTATTAATTAGCTAAAAAATAAAAGCAACTTATAATAACTTGTTTAAATTGTATAGTATAAAAAAAGCAGGTAAAACCTGCTTATTACCTTTTATTTTAATTTTAAGCCATCCTTAAAAGCTTGACCGACAACGTCCCCCAATTCAATATATGTATTATTGGATGAATCAAAAGTAATCGGTCTCAATTTTTTTACATCGATTTTATTTTTGTCAGTTAATATTTTCTCATCGCATGAAATATTCTTTATATTTGCAACTAACATGCAAGATTCTTCATCGTAACTTTCAACTTCACATTCTAAAGCAAATGGCAATTCTTCAAAAATAGGAGCATTTACACTGTGGGCTTTTGAAACTGTCCAACCAGTTTTTTCAATTTTGTTTTCTTCTCTATTTCCACTAGCTATTCCAACATAATCACAAGCAACAACCTGTTCAGAAGTTCCCATACTTACAGTTATTGCCTTCGTTTTCAATAAATTTTTTACAGTTTTATGTTCAGGTGATAAACAAATATAAATTTGATTTGTATCTTTTATTCCACCCCATGCTGCGTTCATTGCATCAGCTTTTCCATTTTCATCATAAGTACCAATAATTAGAACTGGCATCGGATATAATAAAGTTTGCTGTTCTAAAATTTTTCTCATAAATTTAATCTCCTCCATTTATATATTTTCATTTGGAAAACGATATTTTAAATATTGAATTATCAAATCAGTACACTCTTTAATTCCAATAGATGAATTGATACAAAGATCATAATTTTCTCTTCTTCCCCATTTCATATTAGTAAAAAAATTAAAATATGAAGCTCTTTGTTTATCAATTTTTTCTATCATTTCTTTTGCTTTTTTCTCTTTCAGATTATAGTATTTAACAGCCCTGGCAATTTTTTCTTTCATTTGAGCATAAATAAACACATTTACAACATTATTATGATCGCGAAGAATATAATTTGAACATCTTCCAACTATTACGCACGATTCAGTCTGTGCAAGATGTTCTATAACTTTAAATTGTTCAGTTGCAACTCTTTGAGCTGCCGACATAACTTCGCTAGAAAACATATTATATCCAAAAAAGTAATTATCTTTTTTCTCATCATTAGATTGAACATAATCTAATGAGAAGCCTGCTTTTTCAGCAACTTTTTCCAAAAGTTTTCCATCGTAAAAGTTTACATTTAATTTTTTTGCTAATTCACTAGCAATATAACGACCACCTGAACCATATTCACGACCAATAGTAATAACAAAAGACATTTTATTATTTCCTCCATATACATTATAGCGTTTTCAACAAAATATTAACATAAAAAGTATTAACAAAAATTATTTTAAGGTATACAATTTTAGTTTACGTAAGGAGAAAATATGAACGTTTTTAAAAGATTTTTTACAAAAACCGAAATTGATTTAACCACTGGCAATCTTTTTAAGAAATTGATTTTATTTGCTATTCCAATTATCTTAACCAGTGTTTTACAACTGCTTTATACATCTGCAGATTTAATTATTGTAAAAATATTCAGTGCCGATGGCGAAAATTCAAGTGCAGCTATTGGAAGCAATGGAGCTTTAATAAATCTTATCATCAATACTTTTGTTGGTCTTTCTGTAGGTGCTAACGTTGCAATGGGCAATGCAAAAGGAGCTAATGATAAAGAAAGAGGAGAAAAGATATTGCATTCGGCAATGATTATTTCTCTTATTTCAGGTTTATTTTGTCTATTTTTAGGAATATTTTTTGCTAGAAATCTATTAGAAATAATGTCGACTCAAATCGACTTAATCGATAAAGCTACCGATTATTTAAAGATATATTTTATCGGTGCTCCATTTTTAATGATATACAATTTCGGTTCTGCCATTATGAGAGCTTTAGGAGATTCCTCTAAACCATTGATCATTCTTCTTATTTCAGGTTTAATAAATGTTCTATTCAATATTATATTCACCTACTTCTTCAATATGGATGTTTCAGGTGTCGGTTGGGCTACAGTAATTTCTGAAGCTGTTTCCGCTGTTTTAGTTATTTTCTTTTTATTCCGCAGCAAAATATTTGTAAAATTATCTTTGAAAAAAATACGTCTATATAAAACTGAAACATTAGAAATCATTNNNNNNNNNNNNNNNNNNNNNNNNNNNNNNNNNNNNNNNNNNNTCCTGCTGGATTACAATCTTTAATTTTTTCTATTTCTAATGTTCTTATTCAATCAGAAGTAAATATTCTCGGCGCTAATAATCCTGCTATAATAGCTGGTTCTACTGGTTCAAATAACATCGAAAGTTATGTTATGTCTTTAGGAAATGGTATAACTCAAGGTGTTGTATCAATGACTAGTCAAAATTATGGTGCCAAGAATATTCAAAATATCAAAAAGACATTTTATTATGGTTTAATTCTTTCTGCTGGAATTGTAATAATTGGTGGATTATTATCAATTGCTTTAGCAGAACCACTTTTAAAATTATTCACAGAAACAGATGCTGCACTAGAAGCTGGCAAACAACGTCTTTATATTATGGTTAGTTTATACTTCACTCAAGCAATTATGAGTTGCTGTTCATGTCACCTTCAAGGAATGAAATATACAATGACTCCAGCAATAATCACGTTATTCGGCTGTGTCATTTTAAGAATAGTTTATATCTATACAATTTATCGTATGATTCCAGAATTACAAACACTTTCCTGGCTATATGCAACCTATCCAATTAGTTGGGCTTTCACAGATGCAATATATTTTGTAACTATAAAAATTGTTTGGGACAAAACTTTCAAGAAACTAAAAAAAAGCGAGTAATCGCTTTTTTATTTGCCATATTTTTTAAAGTATTCGTTCAATCTATCTAAACCATCCTGAACTAAAACTCTAGGCATAGCTATATTCATTCGTAAAAAATTATAACCATTTCCCCTATATTGAGTACCGCCTGAAAGATATAGACCAGTTTTATCACGAATATCTTTTTGCAATTCATCAGATTTTTTACCAGTTCTTGTAATATCAATCCATAATAAATATGTTGCTTCGCTTTCAACAAGCTTAAATTTAGGTAATTTTTTGTTCAAAAATTGTTTAACGAGCATTTTATTATCATAGATATATTGTCTTAATTCATCAAGCCATTGTTGGCCTTTATTAAATGCTGCTATCGTTCCTTCCATCGCAATAATATTAGGTTCACCAACTTCATCATCATTTATGCCCTTAAACATAATATTGCGGAGAGTTGAATTAGGAACTATAACTGCTGCCGATTGTAATCCAGCTAAATTAAACGCTTTACTACAAGAAATAGCAGTAATGGAAATATCCTGAGCATTTTGGCATGTTGAAGCAAATGGAATATAATTTTTATCAGGATCAGTTAAAGGTCCATGAATTTCATCACTTAAAACTACAACTTCATATTTTTTAGCTAAATCAGCTATTTTAATCAATTCTTCTTTCGACCATATCTTTCCTATTGGATTATGAGGATTACATAAGATTAACATCTTTGTTTTTTCTAATTTAAAAATTTCTTCTAATATTTCAAAGTTAATCGAATATTTATAATCCTTATAAATCAATGGACATTCAATAGTATTTCTTTTATTATTTTCTATTGAGTGAAAGAAAATATTATATACTGGTGTCAAACATACAATATTATCTCCAACATCAGTAAATCTTCTGACCGCTGTAGAAATAGCTGGAATAACTCCTGTAACAAAACAAAGCCAAGATTTATCTATATCAAAAGAATATCTTTCTTTCCAAAAAGAAATATATGATTTATACCATTCTTCTGGAATAATGGAATACCCTAATGCACCGACATCAATTTTTTTATGTATCGCTTCAAGAATTTCTGGACATACTTTAAAATCCATATCAGCAACCCACATCGGTAACTCACCTTCTTTGATATCCCATTTCAATGAATTGCAATTTTGTCTATTAATAATCTCATCAAAATTATATTTCATAAATAACCTTACCTTGTAATTATTATATTTGTTTTTTTCGGATCAATCTTCTTATCTTCTAAAATTATTTCTCCAATTTCTTTAGCTCTTATTGTTCCACCATATGGATTTTTTACACTATCGATTTTACTATTAATTTCAACTTCAACTGTCGAATATTCAAAAGCTAATGTTGTATCTTTTAAAATACAATTTTTCATCGCTAAATTTTCCATATAACAAAATCCTTGCAAAGAAGAAATTGTCGAATCTATTATCGTTATATTTTTTGAATTCCAGCCAAAATATTCCCCATCGATTTCACAGTTTATAATCACAACATTTTCACAATTCCAAAAAGCATCTTTGGAATTTAAATGACTATTTTTTATTACTATATTTTTACCACCATCAAAAACATAATTACCATCAATCGTCATATTATCAACAGTAATATTTTTTGAATTCATTCCAAAATAATCACCACGTACATATATGTCTTTAGCAGAAAAACCATCACAATTCCATAAAGATTCACTGGCATTATTCAAATTGCAATTTTCCAAATATATATTTTTTGACCTTCTAAATATTTTAGGACAATCTATCTTTGAATTTATTATGGATATATTCTCTGTATACCAAATTCCTGAACGAGCAGTTTCATTAAAAACACTATTTTCTACTTTGATGTTATTTGAATACCAAATCGGATATTTCCAAGAAAAAGTTGAATTTTGTATATGATTATTCTTACTTTCTTTTAAAGGAGATTCACCATCTTCAAATGTGCAGTCTTCAATTTCAGCATTTTCAATTTGAAAAAGAGCTCTTTCTCCAACTAAAACTTTATTCTTAATAATATCCATATAAACACCTCTTTTTTATTATTATAGTTTAAGACATTCATTTATTCAATTTATGTGATTTCAAAATAATTACTAATTTATTTTGTAATTTTTTTTGTAAAGTTATTTTAAATACATAAAAATAAAGTTAAAATGTAGGTAAGGATAAAATAATGAAAAAAAAGACAATATTAATCACACTATTTAGCTCTATATTCATACTTATTAGCAGTGTCATAGCTTTTCTTATTTATGATTTTCACTATGAATTTAATGGTATTAGAACAGCTGATGAAAATTCTTTTTCCTTAAAATTTTCTTCGATGAATTCCTCAGATAATCACGAATTAAATTTAAAACAAAACAACTCATTAAACATTTTCTTTTCGATTAATAAAGGAAAAGCAAATCTTATTATTACTTATTTAGAAAATAATTCAACCTTATTTAAAGGTAAAAATATAACAGTAGGTAAATTTCTTCTCGATATAAAAGATGATGGAAACTATCTTCTTTCAGTATATGCTAAACACGCCTCGGGCTTTATTAATATAATGAAAAACAGTGGAGAATAATTATGGAAAACATGATTGAAATTAAAAATTTATATAAGCAGTTTGGTGATATTCAGGCAGTTAATAATCTATCTTTCAAAGTAAAAAAAGGTGAATTATTTGCTTTTTTAGGTGTAAATGGCGCTGGTAAATCAACAACAATCAACATTATTTGCGGTCAATTAAAAAAAGATAAAGGCGAAATACTTATTACAGGAAAAAGCTTAGATGAAAATCCAACTTTTTTCAAAAATATTTTAGGAGTGGTTTTTCAGACTTCTGTTTTAGATAAGGATCTAACAGTTTATGACAATTTGCAAAGTCGTGCTTCCTTATATGGAATTATTGGAAAAGACTTTCAAAATCGATTAAATAAATTATCAGAGATTTTAAGTTTTAAAGATCTTTTAAAACGGCCTCTTGGAAAACTTTCAGGCGGGCAAAAAAGAAGAATTGATATCGCCAGGGCTCTAATCCATAAACCAAAGATATTAATTCTCGATGAGCCTACAACTGGATTAGATCCTCAAACACGAACATTATTATGGGATGTCATCAATAATTTAAGAAAAGAAGAAGGCTTAACAGTATTTTTAACAACTCATTATATGGAAGAAGCTGCCGATGCAGATTATGTCGTAATTATAAATCATGGACAAATTGCTGCTGAAGGTACACCGCTTGATTTAAAAAATAAATACACTGGCGATTTTTTAACACTTTATAATGTGAATGAAGAAGAAATAAAACAATTGAACCTCAAATACACTAAAATACATAATGGTTTTAAAATAGAAATTCCCAATACATCTTTTGCTACGAAACTTATCTATAATTATCCAGAATTATTTCAAGATTACGAGATTATAAAAGGAAAAATGGATGATGTATTTTTACAAGTTACCGGTCAAAATTTAACAGGAGAGAAAAAATGAATAGCTTAATAATCCTCTGCAAAAGAAATATTAAAATATATTTCAAAGATAAAGGACTATTTTTTTGTTCTTTAATCACTCCTTTTATTCTTTTAGTTCTCTATGTAACATTTTTAAAAAATGTTTATGAAACTTCTTTTTTAACAGCTATAGAATCAATTAATATCGATGTTCCAAAAGAATTGATTAATAGTTTTGTTGGAGGACAACTAGTCTCATCTTTACTTTCAGTTACATGTATTACTGTCACATTTTGTTCAAACCTTATAATGATAAAAGATAAAACTAGTGGTGCTATAAATGATTTTAAAATCTCTCCTGTAAAATTTAAAATTGTTGGTTTGAGTTACTTTTTAGCGACTTTATTCTCAACTTTGATTATTAATTTTTCTGCCATGATTATTTGTTTCATCTATTTAGCTTGTACAGGATGGTGTTTATCTTTTATCAGCATAATAAAAATTATAATAAATATAATTTTACTCACAACATTTGGTACTGCCTTATCCTCCTGCATTAATCATTTTTTAACAACTGATGGTCAATCCTCCGCTGCCGGAACAATAGTTAGCGCAGGATATGGTTTTATTTGTGGCGCATATATGCCAATATCAAGTTTTAATAAAGGATTACAAAACTTTTTAGGTTTTCTACCAGGAACATATGGTACAAGCCTTATGAAAAATTGCTTCTTAGAAGGAAGTTTATCAAAAATGATAGAACTTGGATTTCCACAAGAAGCAATTAATGGAATTAAAGATAGTGTAGACTGCAATTTATATTTCTTTGGTAATAGCGTTAATATTCTTACAATGTATATAATTTTAATTTCAAGTATAATCGCTTTTATCGGAATATACATACTGATAAACGTTTTTTCCGGGTACAAAAAAAATAAGTAATCAGGCAAAAAGAAGCGATTCATTTCAGCGCTTCTTTTTAATCTTCAAGATATTCCTTCATCTTTTTCATCAAAGAAACAACATGTCTATAAGCACCACTATTTGACAAATTTAAAATATCAGCAGCTCTAGAAACAGAAAATCTATTATAAGCTATATCAGATAAAACCATTCTTTCTTCCATATTACAGTTATCATCTACAAAGCTTTTTAATTTCTTCATCAAGATTTTCGTATCTTGTTTTTCTGTAAGTTCTTTAATACCTGGAACATACGGGTCTTTAATATCTATAGGACACGCATCAACCAATGAAAGTGATTCAATATCAATAATATATTTATACTCCCTTTTCAATTTTCGGCTTTTTTCATATGTCAACCATTTTATTGAATTAGATAAATATGAACGAATAAAATGTTCAAAATCTCCTTGCTCTTCTTGATAGCTATTCAACGCCTTATAAGCAGCCAAATATAGTTCATCCATATAATCTTCAACAGGATATCCAAATTTTCTTGAATAAGTTAAGGATAATCTATCGATAATCGGTTGAATTCTCGAGAAAAATTCTTGTTTTGCTAATTCTTCCCCTTGCTTGGCAATAAATGCTGTTTCTTTCAATGTTTTTTCTTTAAAATCAACATTGACATATTCTAAAAATTCCATGTACTGCTTGCTCATTATTCATTATTTCCTTCTAGATTGTATAGCTCCACTAATCATAATTGCGCCTGCAACAGCAGCATTTAAAGATGTTATAGGACCTTGTATTGGTATTCTAGCAATAAAATCACTATTTTCTAAGGTAAGTCTACTAGCTCCCCTTCCTTCACTTCCTATAACAATTGCCATCTTTCCTTTATAATCAATTTCATCATATAAACGGTCTCCTCTTCCATCTGCAGTAACAATCCAGTATCCATTTTTCTTTAAAGTATTCATCGCTTGGACAATATTTGTCACTTGGATTATTGAAACAAATTCTTCAGCACCCGTACTGACTTTTGTAACAGTTGGAGTCATTTGAATTTGTCTATCTTTGGAAATTATAATTGCATCTACCCCAAATGCAGCAGATGTTCTTATAAGCGATCCAAAATTATTTGGATCTTCTATTCCATCTAATATTAAAATCAAAGGTTGTTCTTCTTTTTTTTCATTTAAAAAATCTTTTAAATCTTTATATTTAAATGGTTCAACAAAAGCTACAAATCCCTGATGATTTCCAAACTTTGTTATAGAATCTAATTCTTTTTTATCAACAATTTTAAAAGGGACATTTTTATTAGCACATTTATTAAATATTTCGCTGTTTTCTTTTTGTTTTGTCATCAAGACTTTTTCAATTTTTCGTGTTCCATCTAAAACACTTCTAACTGAATTTAAGCCATAAACCATATCAAAACTACTTTTCATACATTCTCCTCACAAATACACATTACATATTTTATCTCTTTATTGCAATATAAAAAATTGCCTTTTTTTAGCATTTTTTAATTTTGAAACAAATATGAAACTTTTATAATAAAATTTAAGATTTATTTATATTTTTTTGAAATTTTTTGAAACTAATCAAATCTAATATTATTATAAATTAAATCTAAAGGCTTAGTCGCTTCTCTTAAATTATCAGAATATGCAGTAACTTGAGATTCGCTAACTTTTTCCAAAATAATAACCATTTTCAAACAATCCATATCTCTATAGGTAATCAATGAAGAAGAGATATGTTTTACTGTAACATTCAAACGTTCGGCAATTTGTAAAGCAACATGAAGCGCTGGAGTTTTAGCATCCAAAATCAATACAATTTCTGGATTCTTTTTACTCGTCTTCTTTTCAATTTCAACGAACAAGAATAATACAGCAAATGAAAGTATTGTTACTAAAAATCCTTCCAAAATAAAGCCACACCCAATTGCTAATCCTATGCCACCACAAAGCCATAAGCTTGCTGCAGTAGTAAGACCACGAATTCCTGTGCCATTTTGCATTATTGTTCCAGCGCCGATAAAACCTATACCAGAAACAACTTGAGCAGCTAAACGAGCGGAATCACGACTATATCCATTATTTACAGGAAAAGCAAAAATGGATAATCCCATAATTAAAGAAGCACCTAAAGCTATCAAAACATGGGTTCTTAAACCTGCCGCATGTCCGTGAATTTCTCTTTCTGTTCCAATAATTGAAGCGCATATAATAGTACAAACAGCGGTTATCAGGAAAAACAAAAAAACGCCCCATCCACCTAAAGAAGGATTATCTACTAAACTTAAGATCCATTTATCAAATGGATTTAATTCACTAGGATAACTTTCAATAATGGATAAAGCGTTCATATTTTATTATCTCCTATAAAATCTTTTTTTCGATAAGAATCGCTCTAATTTTATCGGCCTCAGAATAGTTTTTTTCTAAACGAAGTGTTTCAAATTCTCGATACAATTTTAAAATTTCTTCATCGATAGTTGGTGTTTCCAACTTGAGACCTATTATATCATGTAAGCGGTTAAAAGTAAAATAAAGCGAAGAAATCAAATTTTCTTGTTTTTGTCTGATAGCATTATTTAAGTCTTTTACCAATTTGTCAAAGATAGCTAAAGCATTAGGAACATTGAAATCATCTGCTAAAGCTTCCATAAATGGATCATAATATTCTTCTAATAATTCACCATCTTTTAGTTCATGATATTTGACAAATAAATCTGCGCTCTTTTTGCAATTGATATATTTTTTAATTTCATTTTCTGCTGCTTTTATTGATTCATCAGTATAGACTAATGGAGAACGATAATATCCTTTTAAAACAAATAATCTAAAAATATCAGGGTTATATTTTTCCAAAAAATCTTTCATATAGACAACATTGCCTAATGATTTACTCATTTTTTCATCGCCCATATTTATAAAACCAACATGCATCCAATTGTTTGCTAGTGGGCTATTATAAACAGCTTCAGATTGAGCTCTTTCATTTTCATGGTGTGGGAACTTCAAATCGAAACCGCCTCCATGAATATCTATCAAAGGTTGGCCGAAAATTTTATTTATCATAACAAGGCATTCTGTATGCCAACCTGGTCTACCATCACCAAAATCTGCATGGAATTTAATTCCATCATCATCAGTTTTTTTCCATAAAACAAAATCCATTGGATATTTTTTATTATCAGTAACTGCTATTCTCGTACCAGCGATTAAATCATCGATTTTTATCTTTGATAAAGATCCATAATCCTTTACTGACTCGACAGAAAACAAGACATCATCTCCAGCCTTATAAGCAACATTTTTATCCAAAGCAAGTTGAACGAATGCAATGATATCATCCATTGTTTCACTGACACGTGGATGGCAATATAAAGGCAAAATATTCAATTTATTTAAACTATCTTCATAAGAAGTAATATAAAAATTAGATAATTCCTTTTCGGTTTTATGCTCTTTTAAAGCCGAATTAATGATTTTATCATCGATATCAGTATAATTTGAAACTAGTTTTACATCGTATCCTAATTCCTTAAAAAAACGATGTACTAAATCAAAAAATACTGGAGGTCTAAAATTACCAATATGACCATAGTTATATACAGTAGGTCCACAGTAATAAATGCTTACTTTATTTTCAGCAATTGGAACAAATGGAACTACTTTTCCTTGATAAGTGTCATAAATTTTAACATTAAATTTCTTCATCTTTCTTTTTCTCCATATTTTGAAGTCTATATAAATTATAATACATTCCGTGAACTTTTAATAACTCTTGATGGTTTCCACTTTCAATAATTTTACCTTGAGAAATTACAAAAATTTTATCTGCATGCTTTATCGTTGATAAACGGTGAGCAACAATAATCATTGTACCAATATTCTTCATTTTCTTTAAGGAATTTTGTATTAAAACTTCTGTTTCAGTATCAATATTAGCAGTGGCTTCATCCATAAGCATAATATTTGGATGATATAAAACAACTCTTGCAAAAGAAATCAATTGACGTTGTC is a window encoding:
- a CDS encoding cysteine--tRNA ligase (product inferred by homology to UniProt), whose translation is MKKFNVKIYDTYQGKVVPFVPIAENKVSIYYCGPTVYNYGHIGNFRPPVFFDLVHRFFKELGYDVKLVSNYTDIDDKIINSALKEHKTEKELSNFYITSYEDSLNKLNILPLYCHPRVSETMDDIIAFVQLALDKNVAYKAGDDVLFSVESVKDYGSLSKIKIDDLIAGTRIAVTDNKKYPMDFVLWKKTDDDGIKFHADFGDGRPGWHTECLVMINKIFGQPLIDIHGGGFDLKFPHHENERAQSEAVYNSPLANNWMHVGFINMGDEKMSKSLGNVVYMKDFLEKYNPDIFRLFVLKGYYRSPLVYTDESIKAAENEIKKYINCKKSADLFVKYHELKDGELLEEYYDPFMEALADDFNVPNALAIFDKLVKDLNNAIRQKQENLISSLYFTFNRLHDIIGLKLETPTIDEEILKLYREFETLRLEKNYSEADKIRAILIEKKIL